Part of the bacterium genome, AATGTAAGGCCTTCTCTATCTGTGCTCTCGCCTCTATTTCAGCCTCCCGAATGTTTGAATGCGCATAAACCTCTCTTATATCCCTCCATAGATATCCCTCCTCATCAATCAATCCTCTTACCTCACAACTATCCGCCACCGGTCCCCAACGATAATTATCCCATTCACAGGTATGAGTTAAATGGATGCCAAAATCCAAAGAAGGGTCTTCCCTACATATCTTTGCGATATGGGGAAACCAAGGACAAGGCACCATTATTGAACCGCTTGTCACCAACCCGTTTTTCATAGCGTCAACAGCCGCTATATTTGCTGAATAACACAGCCCAACATCATCCGCATTTATTATCAGGATTCTATCTTCAGGAGAATAGCCCAGTATCTCGTTTAGTGAAAGGGAATCAACCATTTCAACCTAACACCTCTCCTTCCTTAACTCTATAGCCTCTAACGAATTCCTCTCCGCTCAATGCCCTTTTCCCCTCCATTTGAAGGGAAGTCAAAATCAATGCCCCTTCCCCACAACCAACGATAATGCCTCCCTTATCTATTCCTATCACCTTCCCTGCCTCTCCCTGAATATCCACCAACCTCCCCTGCCAAACTTTGAGCCTTTTACCCCTAAAGAATGTGAATGCTCCCGGTGTGGGATTCCCCGCCCTGAGCAATCTTTCAATTCTCTTCGCTGGGGAATGCCAATCTATTTTGAAATTCTCGCTTTTCAAGGCAGGAGCGTAAGTTGCCTCCTCTTCGTTTTGCGGGATGCGAGGAGCTCTTCCCTCTTTTATCAATTCAATCGCTGTGAGAAGGAGCATTGTGCCCTCTTTAAAGAGCCTTTCGCCAAGGCTTCCATAAGTATCCTCAGGATAAACGGGCATCTCCTTTTGAAGAATGATGTCGCCCGCATCCATTTTCTCGCTTGCATAATGAATCGTCACACCGGTTTTCTCGTCCCCTTCCAAAATCGTCCATCTCACTGGGTCAGCACCTCTCCAGCGGGGAAGAAGGCTGGG contains:
- a CDS encoding methionyl-tRNA formyltransferase produces the protein MRIIFWGSPNWALYPLQALTEREEVIAVVCQPDKPAGRGLSLQSPPTKDFALAHSIAVLQPDNLREPSFHEEIERLSPELCVISAYGKYIPPEILRIPPLGFINLHPSLLPRWRGADPVRWTILEGDEKTGVTIHYASEKMDAGDIILQKEMPVYPEDTYGSLGERLFKEGTMLLLTAIELIKEGRAPRIPQNEEEATYAPALKSENFKIDWHSPAKRIERLLRAGNPTPGAFTFFRGKRLKVWQGRLVDIQGEAGKVIGIDKGGIIVGCGEGALILTSLQMEGKRALSGEEFVRGYRVKEGEVLG